GTCACGCGGCGGTGGGTCGGGTCCAGGGTGGCGAAGGCGCCGGGCTCCAGCCCCAATCCATCCAGGTAGGCGCGTGCCCAGGCGGTTTCGGCCTCGGTGAGAAATATCTCCGGGGATTCCCCTTGCCAGGCAATGCCCAGGGGAGCCAGCATGCTGGCCCGGTGCTTGGCCGAGTAGCCGCCGCAGAGCGGCGTCCAGTGCGTGTACAGAAGGCGGTTGTACCAGGGCGGCGGGTAGCTCAGGCGGACCCTGGCCCGGCTCATGAGCGTCACGAAACGGCAGCGGGGCAGTTGCTGGAAGTCCACGACAAGATCGTAGTTTTCGCGGGCAATGCGGGCGTAGAAGGCCAGTTCATGAAAAAACGTGGGCAGTGCCTTTTTGTCCACTGTCCAAACCCGGCGCAGACGGGGATTGTGCTCCAGGACCGGCAGGCATTTTTTTTCGGTGAAGACGTCGATGGCGGCGTCCGGGAAACGTTCGTTCAGAAGACGGATGGAAGGCGTGGTCAGAAGCACGTCGCCGATTTGACGCAGCTGGCAAACCAGGATGCGCCTGGGCTGAAAGGTGGCCAGATCGGTCATGCCAGGCTCCGGATCAGATCGGCGTAGGGTTCAAGACCGCGCGGCGGGGAAAAGTCGCTTCGTCCCGTGGCGCCGCCGTGGATCAGAAGCTGGACGCGTCGGGCCAGTTCGGCCGCGTCGGCTGGGTCGGGGAGCACGGCCTCCGGTCGCAGGAACACGGAACTGCCGTTGCTGGTCGTGGACATGGTCGGCAGCCCGCAGGCCAGGGCTTCGAGCACGGCGTTGGAGCAGGCGTCATAAAACGTATTGAGCGCGAAGATATCGGCGGCCTGGTACAGGCTGGGCATGTCGTCCACCCGGCCCAGAAAATGAACCCGTCCGGCCACGTCCAGATTTTTGGCCAGGGCCGTCAAGTCGCGACTGCCGCGACCTCCGGCCACGGCCAGATGAAACGAGGTTGGCAGCAGGGGCAGGGCCTGGATCAGGACGTGCACGCCCTTGAGGCGGAAATTGGTGCCGGCCGTGACGATCAGCTCCGCGTCCACGGGCAGGTCGAAGCGACGGCGCAGGTCCGGCTTGTGGGCGGGGTCGCCCGGTGTGAAGCGACGTAAATCCGGCTGATTGTGGATGACGCGGATGGCGTCCGCGTCAAGAAACGGAAAGGCCCGCGCGGAGAGATCGCGCACGAATTCCGAATTGGCCACCAATACCTGGCTGTGGCGCATGCGCAACCGTTCGATCAGGCATCCCAGCTGTTTGCCCGGCGAGAGCCGGCGGGACATGGTCTTGAGCCGGCGCGGCCAACCCCGGGGCCAGGCCCGGATGGAATAGTCCCAGAACAGCCGCGTCGGTCCGCCGGACAGGCGGGTGATGTCCTGAAAAACGGTGTTGCCCAGACCGATGCTGACATCGAACCGCCCTTGGCGTCGGGCCACTTCGGCGGCCAGGGCGAACCACAGGGTTTTGCCGAGCTTGCCCGGCAGGGGACGGCCGACGCGCACCACGCGCACGCCCTGGGGCGCTGGTCCGTCCTGTTTGGCGCAGATGAAGGTCACGTCGAACTCGGCCGCGCCCGGTCCGGCCAGATATTCGGCCAAACGGTAGCCGAACTGTTCGGCCCCGCCGTAGCGGCCGAGCTTGGGCAGCATCAGGGCGACACGGATCATGATGCGTACACCTCCAAGGTTCGAGCCAGGAACGCCTGCCCGGAAAGACTGGCCATGCGTCTGGCCTGCCCGTGTCGCAACCGATCGGCCATGACGGGGTTTTCGGCCACGGAGCGGATGCGCGCGGCCAGGGCATCGATATCGCCCGCCGGCATCATGGCCTCGGGTTCGAGCAGGTCGGGCATGACCCCGACGTCCGTGCCAACCAGAGGTACTCCCGTGGCCATGATTTCCAGCGCCGCTCGGGCAATGGTTTCGGACCACAACGAGGCGACCACGCCCAGGTCCAGGGCGTTCAGGCAGGCGGCGATATCCGGCCGCCGACCGGTGATGTGGGTGATGTCCTCGATGCCGTGCTCCGCGATCCAGGCGCGGACCGTGGTCTCAAGCGTGGCCGAGTCAAATCCCAGCAGCAGGAGACGCAGATTGGTCATGCCGGCGCGGCGCAGGCGGCTTGCGGCCTGGATCAGCTCCAACTGGCCCTTGACCCGGTCGAACCGGCCCAGCAGGCCGACCACGAAATCCGTGTCCGCGTAGCCCAATTCTGTCCTGATCCGAACGCGGGCGGCCGGGTCCGGAAAAAACAGGGCGGTGTCCACGCCGCCCAGAATCCGATGCAGCTTGGTGGGCGGGGTCTGGAAGGTGTCCTGAAAATGGCGGGCCATGCGGGAATTGGTGGCAATGACCGCGTCGGCCACGGTGTTGTGCAGCCAGCGGTTGACGGGATTCGCCTTGGGCAGGCGCTGATCTCCCCTGGTGCGCACCAGCTTGAAGCCGCCCAGGTCCTTTTTGAGCAGCCCCCAGAGCACGAAGCCTTCGCCCCGGTGGCAATTGACCACATCGGGCCTGAATTCCCGCGTCAGGCGCCTCAGCTCGGCGTACAGTCCGGCCAGCCCCCAGGGCGTGGTGGTGTTCAGGGGCAAAAGACGCAGGGGCAACCCCCAGTCCTCGCCCTTGCGGGCGGACAGGGTGCCCGGTAGACCCAGCACCAGCACTTCGTGCCCGGCTTCCAGCAGAAGCCGGCTCAGGTACATTCCATACCAGGCGGTGGCGTTGAACCACCGCACATTGACAACCTGGATACTCCGCATGCCATTTATTTCCGTGATTATTCCCACCCATAACCGGGCGGATGTGCTTGGCCGGGCCGTGGCGTCCGTTCTGGCCCAGACCTGGACTGATTTCGAGCTGATCGTGATCGACGACGGGTCCACGGACCACACGGCCGCGGTCCTGGCCGAATTCGGCGATCCCCGGCTTACGGGAATGCACCAGGAAAATAAAGGGGTCAGCGCTGCCCGAAACCAGGGCATAGCGGCCAGCTCCGGGCAATGTATCGCGCTTTTGGACTCCGATGATTCTTGGCTGCCGGACAAGCTCGCGCGGCAGGTGGCCTTCATGCGCGAAAGCGGAATGGAGATTTCCCAGACCGATGAAATCTGGATTCGCGACGGCGTGCGGGTCAATCCATGCCGCAAGCACGCCAAACAGGCGGGATGGTTTTTGGGACGCTCCCTGGAATTGTGCCTGATCAGTCCTTCCTGCGTCATGTTTTCCCGCGCCCTGTGGAATGAACTGGGCCCGTTCGACGAACGCCTGCCGGCCTGCGAGGATTACGCCCTGTGGCTGCGGGTCGGCGCGCGGTATCCGGTGGGCCTTGTTCCCGAGGCGTTGACCATCAAGACCGGCGGCCACGCGGATCAGCTTTCGCGCCGAATCATTGGCCTTGATTTGTATCGTGTCTACGCCATCCTCGATCTGCTCGAAACCACGGCCCTGACCAGGGAGCAGCACGCGCTGGTTATCGCGGGGCTACGCGAAAAAGTCCGCCTGTATGCCCAGGGCTGCATCAAGCACGGCAAGGACGAAGAGGCGCTGCGCGTGTTGGAACTGGCCGCGCCATACTTGAAGGCGTGAGGGGCAAGGAGGCGAACCCCATGGGCACGGCCCCCAACTGCCTTCCGCAGGTCCAAGGACGGCCGCGAGGTCTCTCTTGAAGGGCGCGTATCCTACCCGGACGGGTCAGGTGCAAAAGAGTCGAGAAGAGTATGCGGCTGGACAGGTTGTGGAGCATGGGTAAACAAGACCCCGCTGGCCGAGGCGCATCGTGGGTTTACGTCACGGGACGTTTTCCCGTAGCGGAAACGCCGTGTCCACGAGTTTTAAAACAGATCATGCTCCATGCAGTAAAGGTACTCCCCATGGCAACGCAACGCTATTCCGTCACGCCGCATCCCATTGAAACCCTGTTGGCGTATGTCAAGTCTGGCGAAATCGCCATTCCTGAAATCCAACGTCCCTTTGTTTGGGAACCGACCAAGGTCCGTAACCTGCTGGATTCGCTGTATCACGGCTATCCCGTGGGTTATCTGATCGCTTGGCGCAACCCTAATGTGAAGCTCAAGGACGGCTCCCTTTCGACCGGAAAGCGCATCCTCATCGATGGGCAGCAGCGTGTCACGGCTCTGATGGCGGCGCTCCTGGGGCAGGAAATTTTGACGGACGACTACGAAACGCGACACATCCACATTGCGTTCAATCCCAAGGAAGAGCGCTTTGAAGTGGCCAACCCGGCCATTCGCAAGGACGTGGCCTGGATTCCGGATGTGGCCAAGGTCTTTGAGCCCGCTGCCAAGCTTTTTCCTTTGGTGGGAGCCTATTGCCAAGCCAATCCTGATGCATGCCAAGAGCATATTTTCGAAATCATTGAGAAACTGCGCGGCATTATCCACAA
This is a stretch of genomic DNA from Deltaproteobacteria bacterium. It encodes these proteins:
- a CDS encoding glycosyltransferase family 1 protein — translated: MIRVALMLPKLGRYGGAEQFGYRLAEYLAGPGAAEFDVTFICAKQDGPAPQGVRVVRVGRPLPGKLGKTLWFALAAEVARRQGRFDVSIGLGNTVFQDITRLSGGPTRLFWDYSIRAWPRGWPRRLKTMSRRLSPGKQLGCLIERLRMRHSQVLVANSEFVRDLSARAFPFLDADAIRVIHNQPDLRRFTPGDPAHKPDLRRRFDLPVDAELIVTAGTNFRLKGVHVLIQALPLLPTSFHLAVAGGRGSRDLTALAKNLDVAGRVHFLGRVDDMPSLYQAADIFALNTFYDACSNAVLEALACGLPTMSTTSNGSSVFLRPEAVLPDPADAAELARRVQLLIHGGATGRSDFSPPRGLEPYADLIRSLA
- a CDS encoding glycosyltransferase family 9 protein encodes the protein MTDLATFQPRRILVCQLRQIGDVLLTTPSIRLLNERFPDAAIDVFTEKKCLPVLEHNPRLRRVWTVDKKALPTFFHELAFYARIARENYDLVVDFQQLPRCRFVTLMSRARVRLSYPPPWYNRLLYTHWTPLCGGYSAKHRASMLAPLGIAWQGESPEIFLTEAETAWARAYLDGLGLEPGAFATLDPTHRRVTRRWPARHYGAMIGHVHAARPDLRFLILFGPGERDMAAEVLNHCPAPEACVLPDNVIGLRQMAAVQSLAKLHVGNCSGPRHFAVAVGCPTLTILGATSGAWRFPSNAHHDIHADISCRPCNQNTCSRKDLACLEGLAPEVVGQRVLDIWATLP
- a CDS encoding glycosyltransferase family 2 protein, translated to MPFISVIIPTHNRADVLGRAVASVLAQTWTDFELIVIDDGSTDHTAAVLAEFGDPRLTGMHQENKGVSAARNQGIAASSGQCIALLDSDDSWLPDKLARQVAFMRESGMEISQTDEIWIRDGVRVNPCRKHAKQAGWFLGRSLELCLISPSCVMFSRALWNELGPFDERLPACEDYALWLRVGARYPVGLVPEALTIKTGGHADQLSRRIIGLDLYRVYAILDLLETTALTREQHALVIAGLREKVRLYAQGCIKHGKDEEALRVLELAAPYLKA
- a CDS encoding glycosyltransferase family 1 protein, which produces MNGMRSIQVVNVRWFNATAWYGMYLSRLLLEAGHEVLVLGLPGTLSARKGEDWGLPLRLLPLNTTTPWGLAGLYAELRRLTREFRPDVVNCHRGEGFVLWGLLKKDLGGFKLVRTRGDQRLPKANPVNRWLHNTVADAVIATNSRMARHFQDTFQTPPTKLHRILGGVDTALFFPDPAARVRIRTELGYADTDFVVGLLGRFDRVKGQLELIQAASRLRRAGMTNLRLLLLGFDSATLETTVRAWIAEHGIEDITHITGRRPDIAACLNALDLGVVASLWSETIARAALEIMATGVPLVGTDVGVMPDLLEPEAMMPAGDIDALAARIRSVAENPVMADRLRHGQARRMASLSGQAFLARTLEVYAS